Proteins from a single region of Ammospiza nelsoni isolate bAmmNel1 chromosome 28, bAmmNel1.pri, whole genome shotgun sequence:
- the LOC132084773 gene encoding keratin-associated protein 16-1-like, with the protein MELGHAGEVLEGPGDPGNVKIALEADRPKSKQIKEIKFMRRATGCPLSQICIPPPAVLVRSFPVSSSLDPCDTTGTFPCLPRRRSPCCYPGTTTYVSLGSLGSLAQATKPCSLVATLSGPPCDQDVVGCSTRFCRNPCCCCRVTESCSRSRDCCQEVAKCSAGTCQDLCCQEVTKCVTTCQDPCCQEVTKCTTTCQDPCYKEVTTCTTTCQDPCCQEVTKCTTTCQDPCCQEVTKCVTTCQDPCCQEVTKCVTTCQNPCYKEVTTCTTTCQDPCYKEVTKCVTMCQDPCCKEVTTCTTTCQDPCCKEVTSCTTTCQDPCCKEVTKCVTTCQDPCCKEVTRCTTTCVDPCCQEVTKCVTTCQDPCCKEVTKCVTTCQDPCSKEVTTCTTTCKEVAKYTTTCQDPCCKEVTKCVTTCQDPCCKEVTTCATTCVDPCCKEVTKCVTTCQDPCCKEVTTRTTCVDPCCQEVSKCVTRCVDPCCQEVTRCVTTYVDPCVTTCDPRCVETCCQEVTKCRTRCVDPCCQEVTKCVTRCVDPCCQEVTKCTTRCVDPCCQEVTKRITTCQDPCCVTRCATRCVDPCCQGVARCQDPCCVTRCATRCVDPCCQGVTSCQSSCCQGVTSCQSSCCQGVTTCTTTCQDPCCQGVTTCATTCQDPCCQGVTTCQNPCCQGVTTCTTTCQDPCCQGVTTCTTTCQDPCCQGVTTCQNPCGQRVTTCATTCQDSCCQGVTSHATSQSRGGVQVVTRCADSCPTTCVTQTCPVCGQRCSVSGCPKFRAR; encoded by the exons ATGCGTCGTGCCACCGGCTGCCCGCTGAGCCAGATCTGCATCCCCCCTCCGGCCGTGCTGGTGAGGAGCTTCCCGGTGAGCTCCAGCCTGGATCCCTGCGACACCACCGGCACCTTCCCGTGCCTCCCTCGCCGCCGCAGCCCCTGCTGCTACCCCGGCACCACCACCTACGtcagcctgggcagcctgggcagcctggcccAGGCCACCAAGCCCTGCAGCCTCGTGGCCACCTTGAGTGGTCCCCCGTGTGACCAGGATGTGGTTGGGTGCTCCACGAGGTTCTGCAGGaacccctgctgctgctgccgggtgaccgagagctgcagcaggagccggGACTGCTGTCAGGAGGTGGCCAAGTGCTCCGCGGGCACGTGCCAGGATCTGTGCTGCCAGGAGGTCACCAAGTGTGTCACAACGTGTCAGGATCCGTGCTGCCAGGAGGTCACCAAGTGCACCACCACATGTCAGGATCCGTGTTATAAGGAGGTCACCACATGCACAACGACGTGTCAGGATCCGTGCTGCCAGGAGGTCACCAAGTGCACCACCACGTGTCAAGATCCATGTTGTCAAGAAGTGACCAAGTGTGTCACCACAtgccaggatccctgctgccaggaggtCACCAAGTGTGTCACCACGTGTCAGAATCCATGTTATAAGGAGGTCACCACGTGCACAACGACGTGTCAGGATCCGTGTTATAAGGAGGTCACCAAGTGTGTCACCATGTGTCAGGATCCGTGTTGTAAGGAGGTCACGACATGCACCACAACATGCCAGGATCCGTGTTGTAAGGAGGTCACCTCATGCACCACAACATGCCAAGATCCCTGCTGTAAGGAGGTCACCAAGTGTGTCACCACGTGCCAAGATCCGTGTTGCAAAGAAGTGACCAGGTGCACCACCACGTGTGtggatccctgctgccaggaggtCACCAAGTGCGTCACCACATGTCAGGATCCCTGTTGTAAGGAGGTCACCAAATGCGTCACCACGTGCCAAGATCCCTGCTCCAAGGAGGTGACCACGTGCACCACAACATGTAAGGAGGTCGCCAAGTACACAACCACATGCCAGGATCCGTGTTGCAAGGAGGTCACCAAATGTGTCACCACAtgccaggatccctgctgcaagGAGGTGACCACATGCGCCACCACGTGTGTGGATCCCTGCTGCAAGGAGGTCACCAAGTGTGTCACCACATGCCAGGATCCGTGTTGCAAGGAAGTGACCACACGTACCACGTGTGTGGACCCGTGCTGCCAGGAGGTCTCCAAGTGTGTCACCAGGTGTGtggatccctgctgccaggaggtCACCAGATGTGTCACCACGTATGTGGACCCGTGTGTCACCAC GTGTGACCCCAGGTGTGTGGAAACGTGTTGTCAGGAGGTCACCAAGTGCAGAACCAGGTGTGTGGATCCCTGCTGCCAAGAGGTCACCAAGTGTGTCACCAGGTGTGTTGATCCCTGTTGTCAGGAGGTCACCAAGTGCACCACCAGATGTGTTGACCCATGCTGCCAGGAGGTCACCAAGCGCATCACCACGTGCCAGGatccctgctgtgtcaccagATGTGCCACCAGATGTGttgatccctgctgccagggggtGGCCAGGTGCCAAGatccctgctgtgtcaccagATGTGCCACCAGGTGTGTGGacccctgctgccagggagtgACCTCGTGCCAAAGTTCTTGCTGCCAGGGAGTGACCTCGTGCCAAAGTTCTTGCTGCCAGGGAGTGACCACCTGCACCACCACCTGCCAGGacccctgctgccagggagtgACCACCTGTGCCACGACCTGCCAGGacccctgctgccagggagtgACCACCTGCCAAAACCCCTGCTGCCAAGGAGTGACCACCTGCACCACGACCTGCCAGGACCCCTGCTGCCAAGGAGTGACCACCTGCACCACAACCTGCCAGGACCCTTGCTGCCAAGGAGTGACCACCTGCCAAAACCCCTGCGGCCAGAGAGTGACCACCTGCGCCACCACTTGCCAAgattcctgctgccagggagtgACCAG ccatgcCACCTCTCAGTCCCGTGGGGGTGTCCAGGTTGTCACCAGGTGTGCCGACTCCTGTCCCACCACCTGCGTCACCCAGACCTGCCCCGTGTGCGGCCAGCGCTGCTCCGTCTCGGGCTGCCCAAAATTCCGGGCTCGCTGA
- the LOC132085004 gene encoding proline-rich protein 9-like yields MSYYYEQCKQPCLPPACLQKCAKCPEPCATQCVEVCQAPCATTCVTQCVEPCATQCATSCAPQCVDVCAKPCSSQCVEVCAPQCVDVCATQCATSCAPQCVDVCPTQCATSCAPQCVDVCATQCATSCAPQCVDVCAAQCPEPCVTKCVEQCQTEVCSTKCVESCEAVCLEPCSRPC; encoded by the coding sequence ATGTCCTACTACTACGAGCAGTGcaagcagccctgcctgccccctgcctgcctgcagaaGTGCGCCAAGTGCCCGGAGCCCTGCGCCACCCAGTGCGTTGAGGTCTGCCAGGCCCCCTGCGCCACCACCTGTGTCACCCAGTGCGTGGAGCCCTGTGCCACCCAGTGTGCCACCAGCTGCGCCCCGCAGTGCGTGGATGTCTGCGccaagccctgctccagccagtgTGTGGAGGTCTGTGCCCCTCAGTGCGTGGATGTTTGTGCCACTCAGTGTGCCACCAGCTGTGCCCCGCAGTGCGTGGACGTCTGTCCCACTCAGTGTGCCACCAGCTGTGCCCCGCAGTGCGTGGACGTCTGTGCCACCCAATGTGCCACCAGCTGTGCCCCGCAGTGCGTGGACGTCTGTGCTGCCCAGTGCCCCGAGCCCTGTGTCACCAAGTGCGTGGAGCAGTGCCAGACCGAGGTTTGCAGCACCAAGTGCGTGGAGTCGTGCGAggccgtgtgcctggagccctgctccCGCCCCTGCTGA
- the LOC132084988 gene encoding titin-like, which produces MSLNQMQIKQELQLPPGLGKTTPKQSPEHPQIPVPEPLPEKAKFPEKAIPEAGKGETVLPQEQQTQIPAVFPNPEPAPRLEEKSCQEPTLEKQEVKEIPVPVPVPCAQEKQQRQEIPVSIPEKQECKEIPVSVPEKQECKEIPVSIPDPVQCAQEKQECKEIPVSIPEKQECKEIPVSIAEKQECKEIPVSIPEKQECKDTPVPVPVSNPEPTPCSQEKQECKEIPVSIPEKQEKQECKEIPVSIPEKQECKDTPVPIPVPDPIPSSQKKQEFQEISDPIPSSQEKQEFQEIPVPIPDQQQRSIPEKFPPLEQQLEQPGPWQK; this is translated from the coding sequence ATGTCTCTGAACCAGATGCAAAtcaagcaggagctgcagctcccccccGGTTTGGgtaaaaccaccccaaaacagaGCCCCGAGCATCCCCAAATCCCGGTGCCCGAGCCGCTCCCGGAAAAGGCGAAATTCCCAGAAAAGGCGATCCCAGAAGCGGGAAAAGGGGAAActgtcctgccccaggagcagcaaacCCAAATCCCTGCGGTATTCCCGAACCCCGAACCTGCTCCGCGCCTGGAAGAGAAATCCTGCCAGGAACCGACGCTGGAGAAGCAGGAGGTCAAGGAGATCCCggttcccgttcccgttccctGCGcccaggagaagcagcagcgCCAGGAAATCCCGGTGTCCATCCCAGAAAAACAGGAATGCAAGGAGATCCCGGTGTCCGTCCCAGAAAAACAGGAATGCAAGGAAATCCCAGTTTCCATCCCCGACCCTGTCCAGTGTgcccaggaaaagcaggaatgcaAGGAAATCCCGGTGTCCATCCCGGAAAAGCAGGAGTGCAAGGAAATCCCGGTGTCCATCGCAGAAAAACAAGAATGTAAGGAAATCCCGGTGTCCATCCCAGAAAAACAGGAGTGCAAGGACACCCCTGTCCCCGTCCCAGTTTCAAACCCTGAACCCACCCCGTGttcccaggaaaagcaggaatgcaAGGAAATCCCGGTGTCCAtcccagaaaagcaggaaaaacaggaaTGCAAGGAAATCCCGGTGTCCATCCCAGAAAAACAGGAGTGCAAGGacacccctgtccccatcccagtcccagACCCCATCCCCTCTTCccagaaaaagcaggaattccAGGAGATCTCAGACCCCATCCCATCTTCCCAGGAAAAACAGGAATTCCAGGAGATCCCGGTGCCCATCCCGGATCAGCAGCAGCGCTCCATTCCCGAGAAATTCcctcccctggagcagcagctggagcagcctggcccgTGGCAAAAATAG